In the genome of Fulvivirga maritima, one region contains:
- a CDS encoding SusC/RagA family TonB-linked outer membrane protein, whose product MKTLLSILFCAGLYLGSASLSFCQQMMTIHGKVIASTDSLPLPGASVTVKTSLKGTITDSNGSFSLEVPEGSMLVFSYIGYESQERAASSHNMLVALSEDYMTLGEVEIYSTGYEEVPVERATGSYEQVSEQLINRSVGADIISRLDGATSGLLFDRRLVGSGATYGDDYRNLRIRGISSINSETNPLIVLDGFPYEGDINSINPNDIDNITVLKDAAAASIWGARAANGVIVISTKKGTFQEPLQINLVANARISQAPDLYDNPNYLSAQYFMEIEKSLFDQGFYDTDLNSLSMPALSPFVELLAAQREGELSEEQVQQQWQALETADVRKNVENLFYQNGLSQQYALSLQGGNTKSSYYFSGGYDALQANVIGNESERVTLTARNTFKPIKQLQLQTGLFLSSQRRQNNGLAWGGYGSRYPYNQLIDDNGNALPVVRDYRLPYVNQAEEEGLLNWQYLPLEERDLMDNTIKQQQQRINVGLQYEFLPNTSLQLSYQYQHQSSEDTDLRSKESYYVRNLVNRFTDDEGDQLFPYNDILQVGHRQEKAHSGRVQLSTYQVFREEHEVSALAGAEVRQVHIQGQGFEYFGYDDEVLTTVDMIDYITYHYTRPNGRARIAPPNTSLSDLLNRYISYYGNMAYTFKQRYTLSGSARWDASNLFGVKTNQKGVPLWSVGAAWTVSKESFMNLSWLPYLRLRATYGYNGNINREATAFVTARYLSSYLTDFQVADIVSPGNPQLRWEKVAVWNAGIDFKALNNRVSGSFEYFRKEGKDLLGRQSLDPTTGFSSLQVEGFMANYANTKTKGWDLTLNTLNLNGAIKWQTDFLVSYAKTRLTSFDDEANNSSIYSFFRNSTLKLKEEAPIDALYAIPWSGLDPNTGAPLVMVDGQESTDYETYFNNLTFEELKEVGLVVPPYFGSIRNTWSYKHFSLSANLTFKLNYVFRRNSISYQSVFDGQQMGHQDFMDRWQNPGDEAHTQVPSMPTVNEASNFRDYAYNFSEVLVEKGDHIRLQDIRLGYTFQPQGQRASWYRSIECYLYLNNLGILWRANDKGLDPDYPYAELLPGPVYAIGTNIKL is encoded by the coding sequence ATGAAAACACTTTTATCCATTTTGTTTTGTGCTGGTCTTTATCTGGGGAGTGCATCCCTCAGCTTTTGTCAGCAGATGATGACTATTCACGGCAAGGTCATAGCCTCTACCGACAGTCTGCCGCTGCCCGGGGCTTCGGTCACTGTCAAAACCAGCCTCAAAGGCACTATTACGGATAGTAATGGTTCCTTCTCGCTGGAAGTACCTGAAGGCAGTATGTTGGTATTTTCTTATATCGGCTATGAGTCTCAGGAAAGAGCTGCCAGCAGCCATAATATGTTAGTGGCTTTGTCTGAGGATTACATGACGCTTGGTGAGGTGGAGATTTACTCTACCGGTTATGAAGAGGTGCCTGTAGAGCGGGCCACAGGGTCTTATGAGCAGGTCAGTGAGCAGCTGATCAACCGAAGTGTGGGAGCTGATATTATCAGTCGCCTGGACGGAGCCACCAGCGGCCTCTTGTTTGATCGCAGGCTGGTAGGCTCAGGTGCTACCTATGGTGATGATTATCGTAACCTGCGCATCAGAGGCATCAGCAGTATTAACAGCGAAACTAATCCGCTCATAGTGCTGGATGGCTTTCCTTATGAAGGAGACATCAACAGTATTAATCCTAATGACATTGATAATATCACGGTGCTGAAGGATGCGGCGGCAGCTTCTATCTGGGGAGCACGAGCAGCCAATGGGGTTATTGTTATCAGCACTAAAAAAGGGACTTTTCAGGAGCCGCTGCAAATCAATCTGGTAGCTAATGCCCGGATCTCTCAGGCACCGGATCTCTATGACAATCCTAACTATTTGTCTGCTCAGTATTTTATGGAGATAGAAAAGAGCTTGTTTGATCAGGGCTTTTATGACACTGACCTCAATAGTCTGTCTATGCCTGCGCTATCTCCTTTTGTAGAGCTATTAGCAGCACAGCGAGAGGGTGAACTCTCTGAAGAGCAGGTACAGCAGCAGTGGCAGGCATTAGAAACTGCCGATGTGCGCAAAAACGTGGAAAACCTATTTTATCAAAACGGGCTATCACAGCAATATGCGCTCAGCTTGCAGGGAGGGAATACCAAAAGCAGCTATTATTTTTCCGGGGGTTATGATGCTTTGCAAGCCAACGTCATCGGTAATGAAAGCGAACGGGTAACGCTAACGGCCCGCAATACTTTCAAGCCCATCAAGCAGCTACAGTTACAAACGGGCTTATTCCTGAGCAGTCAGCGGCGCCAGAACAATGGGCTGGCCTGGGGTGGTTACGGCTCCCGTTATCCTTATAATCAACTTATTGATGATAATGGTAATGCGCTACCGGTAGTGCGCGATTACCGCCTGCCTTATGTCAATCAGGCTGAAGAGGAAGGGCTACTCAACTGGCAGTACCTGCCGTTGGAAGAGCGTGACCTGATGGATAACACCATCAAGCAACAGCAGCAGCGCATCAACGTGGGCTTGCAATATGAGTTTTTGCCTAACACCAGCTTACAGCTTTCTTATCAGTACCAGCACCAGAGCAGTGAGGACACCGATCTGCGCAGCAAAGAGAGTTATTATGTGCGTAACCTGGTCAACCGTTTTACGGATGATGAGGGGGATCAACTCTTTCCATATAATGACATCTTGCAGGTAGGCCACCGTCAGGAAAAGGCGCATTCGGGAAGGGTACAACTTAGTACTTATCAGGTGTTCAGGGAAGAGCATGAGGTTTCTGCCTTAGCCGGAGCGGAGGTACGGCAGGTGCATATTCAAGGGCAAGGCTTTGAGTATTTTGGCTATGATGATGAGGTGCTCACCACCGTAGATATGATTGATTATATCACCTATCACTACACCCGCCCTAACGGCAGGGCTAGAATAGCGCCTCCTAATACCTCGTTGTCTGATCTTCTGAACCGCTATATTTCTTACTACGGCAATATGGCTTACACTTTTAAGCAGCGATACACGCTCTCAGGCAGTGCCCGCTGGGATGCTTCTAACTTGTTTGGAGTAAAAACCAATCAAAAAGGGGTGCCTTTATGGTCTGTAGGTGCCGCCTGGACGGTATCTAAAGAAAGTTTTATGAACCTCTCCTGGCTGCCTTACCTCAGGTTGAGGGCTACTTATGGTTATAATGGTAACATCAACCGGGAGGCCACGGCTTTTGTGACGGCGCGTTATCTCTCTTCTTATTTGACTGACTTTCAGGTAGCTGACATAGTGAGTCCCGGCAATCCGCAACTTAGATGGGAGAAGGTAGCGGTGTGGAACGCTGGTATTGATTTTAAGGCATTGAACAACAGGGTATCCGGCTCATTTGAATACTTCAGAAAGGAAGGGAAAGACCTGCTGGGCAGGCAGTCATTAGATCCTACCACTGGCTTTTCCAGCTTACAAGTGGAGGGCTTTATGGCCAACTATGCTAATACCAAAACGAAAGGCTGGGATCTCACCCTTAACACGCTTAACCTCAATGGTGCCATCAAATGGCAGACTGATTTTTTGGTCAGCTATGCGAAAACGCGTCTTACCTCTTTTGATGATGAGGCTAACAATAGTTCGATATATTCTTTCTTTAGAAACAGCACGCTGAAGCTAAAAGAGGAGGCACCGATAGATGCGCTATATGCTATTCCCTGGAGCGGTCTCGATCCTAACACCGGAGCTCCTCTGGTTATGGTAGATGGGCAAGAAAGCACGGATTATGAAACCTATTTCAACAACCTCACTTTCGAGGAGCTGAAAGAAGTAGGTCTGGTGGTGCCTCCTTATTTTGGTTCAATAAGGAACACCTGGTCCTACAAGCATTTTAGCCTGAGCGCTAACCTGACCTTTAAGCTCAACTATGTATTCAGGCGCAATAGCATAAGTTATCAGAGTGTATTTGATGGTCAGCAAATGGGGCATCAGGACTTTATGGATCGCTGGCAAAACCCTGGAGATGAAGCACACACCCAAGTACCTTCTATGCCTACGGTGAATGAGGCTTCCAATTTCAGGGATTATGCTTATAACTTCTCAGAGGTACTGGTGGAGAAGGGAGATCATATTCGGTTGCAGGATATCAGGCTGGGATATACTTTTCAACCGCAAGGGCAGCGTGCTTCCTGGTACAGAAGCATAGAATGTTATCTCTATCTCAATAATCTGGGCATACTATGGAGAGCCAATGACAAAGGATTAGACCCTGATTATCCTTATGCTGAGCTACTCCCGGGGCCTGTATATGCTATTGGTACTAATATTAAACTTTAA
- a CDS encoding RagB/SusD family nutrient uptake outer membrane protein, with amino-acid sequence MKSIYTFILLLLLSACDQEEWLEIRSDKKQVVPSSLKDYQAILDNALDMNTATPSLGEVSADDYYITQQDWETMTSGASLIHRKAYLWQEDIYQDDDQVPSWNMPYATIYYANAVLEGIKKVEVAPDEKADFDRIRGTALFHRSWCFFQLAQVFCQQYEAASAASQLGLPLRTDPDINVTYQRSSLEDTYQKIIDDLETALPLLPGIAQESTRASKASVQALLAKVYLQTGRYSQALLAADESLQLYHELMDYNDLDPSASYPFEILNPETVFYNRMLYVSEGPLSNDRMRIAPELYNSYAEHDLRKSLFYREADGDHFFRGSYNNGNFFAMYYFSGIATDELYLIRSECYARTGKVTEALHDLNTLLQHRYEQGHFVPIAISNAEQALERILLERRKELVFRGIRWPDIKRYIAYDGRDITLQRQLGNSTYSLAPHDLRYTLPLPYNVVSISGIEQNER; translated from the coding sequence ATGAAATCAATTTATACTTTTATACTCCTGCTACTGCTCTCTGCCTGTGATCAGGAGGAATGGCTGGAGATACGTAGCGACAAAAAACAGGTGGTGCCTTCTAGTTTAAAGGACTATCAGGCCATTTTAGATAATGCGCTGGATATGAATACCGCCACTCCTTCCCTGGGCGAGGTAAGTGCTGATGATTATTATATCACCCAGCAAGACTGGGAGACCATGACCAGTGGCGCTTCATTAATTCATCGTAAGGCTTACCTCTGGCAGGAAGATATCTATCAGGATGATGATCAGGTACCCAGCTGGAATATGCCTTACGCTACTATTTATTATGCTAATGCCGTTTTGGAAGGCATTAAAAAGGTAGAGGTAGCTCCGGATGAAAAGGCAGATTTCGACCGCATCAGAGGAACGGCCTTATTTCATCGTTCCTGGTGTTTCTTTCAATTGGCTCAGGTGTTTTGTCAGCAGTATGAGGCTGCTTCTGCAGCCAGTCAGTTAGGATTACCCTTGCGCACTGATCCTGATATCAATGTCACTTATCAGCGCAGTTCTTTGGAAGACACTTATCAAAAGATTATTGATGATCTGGAAACAGCATTGCCGCTACTGCCTGGCATCGCACAGGAATCTACACGCGCTTCAAAGGCTTCGGTTCAGGCCTTGCTCGCTAAGGTGTATTTGCAGACCGGAAGGTACTCACAGGCACTGCTGGCAGCAGATGAAAGTTTACAGCTATACCATGAGCTGATGGATTATAATGACCTTGATCCCTCTGCTTCTTATCCCTTTGAGATCCTTAACCCTGAAACGGTCTTTTATAACCGTATGCTTTATGTGAGCGAGGGGCCGTTGTCCAATGATAGAATGAGGATAGCCCCTGAGCTATACAACAGCTATGCTGAGCATGACCTGAGGAAGTCACTCTTCTATCGTGAAGCGGATGGTGATCATTTCTTCAGAGGCTCTTACAACAACGGCAACTTCTTTGCTATGTATTATTTCAGTGGTATAGCTACAGACGAACTCTACCTGATACGCAGTGAATGTTATGCCCGTACCGGAAAAGTGACTGAAGCGCTGCATGATTTGAATACACTTCTGCAGCATCGTTATGAACAGGGACATTTTGTACCAATAGCCATCAGCAATGCTGAACAGGCATTGGAACGGATATTACTGGAGAGACGCAAAGAGCTGGTATTCAGAGGCATCAGATGGCCTGACATCAAGCGTTATATTGCTTATGATGGACGAGACATAACGCTCCAAAGGCAGCTGGGCAACAGCACTTATTCGCTAGCTCCTCATGATCTCAGGTATACCCTGCCCCTTCCCTATAATGTGGTTTCAATTTCAGGAATAGAACAAAATGAAAGATAG
- a CDS encoding TlpA family protein disulfide reductase: MKDSAMKVIDIVYLISMFALPVQAQQQSLTVGEAIPNVSLYPYLSEKDTVELYDYKGKWVILDFWSAYCGACMKSLKRVEKLQNEFDQDIQVILINNRDDPEEVIAHFKDKGWEIPANLLSTTQPLADAWFPHNGYPHQVWVNPQGVIKAITSELYATPEVMKGILSGGPAAMHLKQDISLELYEPILSLREGSVKPYFYSAVTPRLPDNNSSIINYRGHRLYHNLSALSLFKEAYEIPSFNTKNHIIVELSDSTRARLIAPHSGSTLDSINSYYQWQQDNIYCYSFYLPAKLSEKERLAIMQRDLNLFFDHHLGITAHIEKRSMSCLVLSQEDDRSAQRVDRKNNSSQKEITIAQLTQMLESNLRQSQWRVVSDLEEELTVSISLQGDLNDLDSVKHQLKQQGFRLIREVKALPVLVISDKQYQ; encoded by the coding sequence ATGAAAGATAGCGCAATGAAGGTTATTGATATAGTTTACCTGATCAGTATGTTCGCCTTGCCAGTGCAGGCGCAGCAACAATCGCTTACCGTGGGTGAAGCCATTCCTAACGTCTCTTTGTATCCCTATCTCTCGGAAAAGGACACGGTAGAATTGTATGATTACAAAGGAAAATGGGTGATATTGGATTTTTGGAGTGCCTACTGTGGGGCTTGCATGAAGTCTCTAAAAAGAGTGGAGAAGCTGCAAAATGAATTTGATCAGGACATACAGGTCATACTCATTAACAATAGAGATGATCCTGAGGAGGTCATAGCGCACTTCAAGGATAAAGGCTGGGAAATTCCTGCTAACCTGCTCAGCACTACTCAACCGCTTGCAGATGCTTGGTTCCCGCATAATGGATATCCGCATCAGGTATGGGTCAACCCTCAAGGGGTGATCAAAGCGATTACCTCGGAATTATACGCCACCCCGGAAGTGATGAAAGGCATACTGTCCGGTGGTCCGGCTGCCATGCATTTGAAGCAAGATATCTCCTTAGAGCTGTATGAGCCTATTTTATCGTTGAGGGAAGGCTCTGTAAAGCCCTATTTCTATTCCGCTGTTACGCCTCGCTTACCCGATAATAATTCAAGCATTATTAATTACAGAGGCCATCGCTTGTATCATAACCTATCGGCTTTAAGTTTATTTAAAGAGGCGTATGAAATACCTTCTTTTAACACTAAGAATCATATTATTGTTGAGTTATCTGATTCTACGCGTGCCCGTTTAATAGCCCCCCATTCTGGCAGCACCTTAGATAGCATTAACAGTTATTATCAGTGGCAGCAAGACAATATCTATTGTTACTCATTCTATCTGCCTGCAAAGCTTTCAGAAAAGGAGCGCCTGGCTATTATGCAGCGTGACCTGAATTTGTTTTTTGATCATCACCTGGGTATTACCGCTCATATCGAAAAACGCTCCATGTCGTGTCTGGTATTATCTCAGGAAGATGATAGGAGCGCGCAGAGAGTCGATAGGAAAAATAATTCCTCTCAGAAAGAAATCACTATAGCTCAATTAACGCAGATGCTGGAAAGTAATCTCAGACAGAGCCAATGGAGGGTGGTGAGTGATCTGGAGGAGGAACTTACGGTAAGCATATCGCTTCAGGGAGATCTGAATGATCTGGATAGTGTAAAGCATCAACTCAAGCAGCAGGGGTTTAGGCTGATCAGGGAGGTGAAGGCATTACCTGTGCTGGTGATTTCTGACAAGCAATATCAGTAG
- a CDS encoding RNA polymerase sigma factor, which yields MPGTAIDRLILLLLSENDGRALEVLQDTYGHELFKITMNLVEVVADAEDIMQETYITLWEKRHEDISKPD from the coding sequence ATGCCTGGTACAGCTATTGACCGACTCATCCTATTGCTGCTCTCTGAGAATGACGGCAGAGCACTGGAAGTGCTGCAGGATACCTATGGTCATGAGCTTTTTAAGATCACCATGAACCTGGTAGAGGTAGTGGCTGATGCCGAAGACATTATGCAAGAGACTTATATCACTTTATGGGAGAAAAGGCATGAAGATATCTCAAAACCAGACTGA
- a CDS encoding tetratricopeptide repeat protein, with product MKLLRFKLFNYCIALAVAIISCTEPEEMYKRELPEDTKGLEQLLSGNGLDDKARMSIHFELYKDYKSTDLSLAEEHVDQLLSISQKHGNIYYQARGEYSKAFIANLNSDYKLAIDHYLTASELFASIDDHLRNADAIHNIGDIFFRIKAYDSALPYFQKAASLYEKVGDWYYLAHAQKNIATSKYKLEEWNEATAYYNESINSLSKSGKEYGEELSNLCNKLGNVAYNKQDYDKAVEYSEKALAMSNVSDRQKHLIYLNIANIYNAKGEFNQTRKWLDKAHELASQISLDEANSILSLNIEGELYQLQGEHAEAIRTFNRAIAQADKEVINESLIQSLNLISKSQRALVSKGGRVNINEIFKVEDLRKKQDDLRVKLVDQLDYKRLQVLLDKEIEIHYRDIKQAEIDRERATIINWASALILLFILLLIGTAIYLKVEKVNYETKVKKVRDLLNEG from the coding sequence ATGAAACTTTTAAGGTTTAAGCTTTTTAATTATTGTATTGCTCTAGCAGTGGCAATAATTTCTTGTACAGAACCAGAAGAAATGTATAAAAGGGAATTGCCTGAGGACACTAAAGGATTAGAGCAATTACTAAGCGGCAATGGTTTGGATGATAAAGCTCGTATGTCCATACATTTTGAGTTGTATAAAGATTATAAGTCCACGGATCTTTCATTGGCCGAAGAGCACGTAGATCAATTATTGTCTATATCTCAAAAGCATGGTAATATTTACTATCAGGCTCGTGGGGAATATTCTAAAGCCTTTATAGCTAATTTAAATAGCGATTACAAGCTTGCAATAGATCATTATCTTACTGCTTCTGAGTTATTTGCTAGTATAGATGATCATCTAAGAAATGCTGATGCCATTCATAATATTGGAGATATTTTTTTTCGTATAAAGGCATATGATTCGGCCTTACCTTACTTTCAGAAAGCTGCGTCCCTCTATGAAAAGGTTGGAGACTGGTATTACCTTGCACATGCTCAAAAAAATATAGCCACGAGTAAGTATAAATTGGAGGAATGGAATGAAGCCACTGCTTATTATAATGAGTCAATCAATAGTCTAAGTAAGTCAGGGAAAGAGTATGGTGAGGAGTTGAGTAACCTTTGCAATAAGTTAGGTAATGTGGCTTATAACAAACAAGATTATGATAAAGCTGTAGAATATAGTGAAAAGGCTCTGGCAATGAGTAATGTTTCAGATCGTCAAAAGCACTTAATTTACTTGAATATTGCCAACATTTATAATGCAAAAGGAGAGTTTAATCAAACAAGAAAATGGTTGGACAAAGCTCATGAATTAGCGAGTCAAATTTCTTTAGATGAAGCAAATTCGATCTTAAGCTTAAATATAGAAGGAGAGCTTTATCAACTTCAGGGTGAACACGCAGAAGCGATAAGAACTTTTAATAGAGCTATAGCCCAAGCAGATAAAGAAGTGATTAATGAATCCCTGATACAAAGTTTGAATTTGATTTCTAAATCCCAGAGAGCTTTAGTTTCAAAAGGAGGGAGAGTGAATATTAATGAGATTTTTAAGGTAGAAGATTTACGAAAAAAGCAAGATGATTTGAGGGTTAAATTAGTGGATCAACTAGATTATAAAAGGTTACAGGTTTTGTTGGATAAAGAAATAGAGATCCACTATCGTGATATTAAACAAGCTGAAATTGATCGGGAGCGTGCTACCATAATTAACTGGGCAAGTGCGCTTATTCTATTATTCATTTTGCTTCTTATTGGTACTGCTATTTATCTCAAGGTTGAAAAAGTGAATTACGAGACTAAGGTGAAAAAAGTTAGGGATTTACTTAATGAAGGTTAA
- a CDS encoding site-specific integrase gives MRSQSTFGFSFYVKKYKKISGQVPIYVRITVNGHSVDMSIKRKVHLEDWDAVKSRVRKSGKGSDILNSYLGTLRNRLYECIEELEKERKIITADAIKNRYTGQDQQRNTLLQLVEYHNREMGYELKEGTMKNYRSTERYIRKFLKSRLRVKDIYLEELNYGFIKSFERYIRNNPLQSNLPCTQNGTMKHMERLCKMMNLALREEWITKNPFIKYQLKFRKTERCYLNHDELQHIESVKLTKDRLVLVRDVFVFACYTGLSYIDTLNLSTDNIIKGVDNELWITGRRQKSDKLFSVPLLPKALSILKKYKHRNDLPMKGEGKCLPVYSNQKTNQYLKELAVLCGINKNLTFHTARHTFATTITLANDIPIETVSEMLGHTKLSTTQIYAKVIKQKISRDMAGLREKLR, from the coding sequence ATGAGGAGTCAGTCAACATTTGGTTTTTCTTTTTATGTTAAGAAGTATAAGAAAATAAGCGGTCAGGTGCCTATTTATGTGCGTATTACGGTTAATGGACACTCTGTGGATATGTCTATCAAGCGCAAGGTACATCTGGAAGATTGGGATGCTGTGAAGTCCCGAGTGCGTAAATCTGGCAAAGGGAGCGATATTTTAAATAGCTATTTGGGTACCCTGCGTAATAGATTATATGAATGTATAGAAGAGCTGGAAAAGGAACGAAAGATAATTACAGCAGATGCCATTAAAAACAGGTATACCGGGCAGGATCAGCAGCGTAATACCTTACTTCAACTTGTAGAATATCATAATCGGGAAATGGGCTACGAGCTTAAGGAAGGCACTATGAAGAACTATCGGAGTACTGAAAGGTATATTCGTAAATTTCTTAAATCCAGACTTAGAGTAAAGGATATCTACCTGGAAGAGTTGAATTATGGTTTTATTAAATCCTTTGAAAGGTATATCAGAAATAATCCTTTGCAATCGAACTTACCCTGTACGCAGAATGGTACAATGAAGCATATGGAAAGGTTGTGTAAAATGATGAATCTGGCCTTACGGGAAGAGTGGATAACTAAAAACCCGTTTATTAAATACCAACTGAAATTTAGGAAGACGGAAAGATGTTACTTAAATCATGATGAACTGCAGCATATAGAAAGTGTAAAGCTGACTAAAGATAGGTTGGTGTTAGTAAGAGATGTGTTTGTTTTTGCCTGTTATACCGGGTTGTCATATATAGATACCTTGAATTTATCGACAGATAATATTATTAAAGGAGTGGATAATGAATTGTGGATTACAGGTAGACGACAAAAGTCTGATAAGCTATTTTCAGTACCGCTTTTGCCGAAAGCATTAAGTATTTTAAAGAAGTATAAACACCGCAATGATTTGCCTATGAAAGGTGAAGGCAAATGCCTGCCAGTATATTCCAATCAAAAGACTAATCAATATTTAAAGGAGCTGGCTGTACTTTGCGGAATTAATAAAAATCTCACCTTCCACACTGCCAGGCACACCTTTGCAACTACTATAACCTTAGCAAATGATATCCCCATAGAAACCGTGAGTGAAATGCTTGGCCACACGAAATTGAGTACCACACAAATTTATGCTAAAGTGATAAAGCAAAAGATCAGTAGAGATATGGCGGGGTTGAGGGAGAAGCTTAGGTAG
- a CDS encoding carboxypeptidase-like regulatory domain-containing protein, with amino-acid sequence MLILCLGLLFSSQNTQAQGKKRVIQLSGIILGEDSVAGVPGVNVYVPKAGRGTSTNRVGYFSMPTLVGDEIVISAVGFEKQYYRVPDTEGDNLTILVELISDTTFLETVEIMPFPTEEIFKEAVLALNLPVSEDVNSQNLNDELLALMMQTTPMDGYVNYRYYMDNWAMYQNDRFGPRPNPLLNPFNWARFFKGLKNKKKD; translated from the coding sequence ATGTTGATACTTTGTTTAGGTCTGTTGTTTTCATCACAAAACACTCAGGCTCAAGGTAAAAAACGAGTGATACAATTATCAGGAATTATCTTGGGAGAAGACAGTGTAGCCGGAGTGCCCGGGGTAAATGTCTATGTGCCTAAGGCCGGTAGAGGAACTTCTACCAATAGGGTGGGCTACTTTTCCATGCCTACACTAGTAGGAGATGAGATAGTAATTAGTGCAGTAGGCTTCGAAAAGCAATATTATAGAGTGCCCGATACCGAAGGAGATAACCTTACGATATTGGTAGAGTTGATTTCTGATACCACCTTTTTGGAGACGGTGGAAATTATGCCTTTCCCCACAGAGGAGATTTTCAAAGAGGCTGTGCTGGCGCTGAACTTGCCGGTGAGCGAAGATGTGAACTCACAAAACCTGAATGATGAATTACTAGCCCTTATGATGCAAACCACACCCATGGATGGCTACGTAAACTATCGATATTATATGGATAACTGGGCAATGTATCAAAACGATAGATTCGGCCCCAGGCCCAATCCACTGCTGAATCCCTTTAATTGGGCTCGGTTTTTTAAGGGCTTGAAAAATAAGAAAAAGGATTAG
- a CDS encoding YjjG family noncanonical pyrimidine nucleotidase, translating into MTYTGWGGFSSSAFIERFTTVNYGLWDQFNHGLIDKDKLREERFHKILHHFKVLDKPLSLKISDAYLKLCPTKTNLFPYTHDVLTYLQSKYQLYILTNGFNDVQQIKINSSNLTSYFKGVITSDSIGYKKPNKEIFDHALEVAGIANYEGLMVGDNLNADIRGARNADIASIYFNPERNRHKEKQLTEISCLSELMNIL; encoded by the coding sequence TTGACTTATACAGGCTGGGGGGGCTTTAGCAGCAGTGCATTTATAGAACGATTCACCACAGTAAATTACGGCCTTTGGGATCAGTTTAATCATGGCCTCATTGATAAAGACAAACTTAGAGAAGAACGATTTCATAAAATACTTCATCATTTTAAGGTGTTGGATAAGCCGCTGTCACTTAAAATATCAGATGCTTACCTGAAGCTATGCCCCACCAAAACGAACCTTTTCCCTTATACCCATGATGTGCTCACCTACTTGCAAAGTAAGTATCAACTTTATATACTCACCAATGGCTTTAATGATGTACAGCAGATAAAGATCAATAGCAGCAATCTTACTTCTTATTTTAAGGGTGTGATCACCTCTGACAGTATTGGGTATAAGAAGCCTAACAAAGAGATTTTTGATCATGCTTTAGAGGTAGCTGGCATTGCTAATTATGAAGGACTCATGGTGGGAGACAACTTGAATGCTGATATTAGAGGAGCCCGAAATGCTGATATTGCTTCTATTTACTTCAACCCGGAGCGTAACCGCCATAAGGAAAAGCAACTTACGGAAATCAGCTGCCTTAGTGAACTTATGAATATTTTGTAA